The following is a genomic window from Acidobacteriota bacterium.
AGGTCTGCGGTGGTGCGCAATATTTTTTCTTTGCGAATGGCAGTTTCAATGAGTTCAAACGATTCCCAGCGCCGGTCACCCGCGCGAATTTCCACTGCCTGCCAGTTCCCCTGTTTGTCCTGCGCTAAACGAAAAGCGGTGTCAACGGTCGCTTCAACGACTGCCTGTCCGCCCATCCCTGTGCTGATATCTTTGATATGAATATTATTGACGTTATCAAAACCGAGAGCCGCCGCGATTTTTTTACGCGCTTCACCGGCGCTTAAATTTTCTGCCAAAGCGACGACCAGTAAAAGCGCCAAAATAACGGCTGAAATCATCAGCAAACGAAGGGTGGATTTCATGGCTTATGTTCTCCAAATCGGCACGGGAGCTTAAAACTTGCGACCTCTTAGCTATCAGCCATAGTAACAAACGCCTTTTTGCATTGGCAACAGGATTAGCTTTTAAGAAAGGGGGTTAGCTTGTTTAAGCTTCGCAGGGGGCAATTCAAAAGCCTGGGCAATGCCCCAAATGATCAAGCTCTCCGTTTTTCAAACCTTAAAAGAGCCATGACCTGCAGTTAATCGTTTTTGCCGTCTGAATCTGCTTTTTTGCGTCCGAACGTGTGCGACACAGACGGTTGAAATGGTTTATATTAATTTTCCGTTCGACAGTGTGGTAGAAGAAGCGACAGAACCAGGCCTCTTGAGCGGTAGTAAATGTATAAAATGAGCAACTGTATTTTCCGGCGACGACTTGAGAAAACCTCCTAAGTCGTCGCTTTTGTTTCTGTGAACCAGAACTCACCGCTCATCGCAGCCTAAACCATTAGAGGTTTTTAACTGGCTCTAACCTCTGGAGAATCGAAAGTGATGATTAAACGACGACTCTTGATTGCACTGATAGCGATTACCGGTTTAACCGCCGTGACACACCTGCACGCGGCGTCCAATAGCGAAGTTGCTTATCCGACAGGCTACCGCGAGTGGACCCATGTGAAAAGCACTTTGATCAGCCCTAACGCTCCCACCTTCAGGCGTTCAAGCGGACTGCATCACGTTTACGCAAACGAAAAGGCGATGGAAGGTTACCGCACAGGGCAGTTCGCGGATGGCTCAGTCATCGTCTTTGACCTGCTCGAGGTCAAAGAGAACGACGGCATCACCACAGAAGGCGCGCGGCGATTTATTGATGTTATGGAAAAAGACAGTAAACGGTTTGCCGCAACCGGCGGCTGGGGTTTTGAAGAATTCAAAGGCGACAGTCAAACCGAGCGCGCCCTGACTGCACAAGCGCAAACTGCCTGTTACAACTGTCACCTACAGAAAAAAGAGCGCGGTTTCGTATTCAGCGTTTATCGCCAGTAAAGCGTTTTTATGCGCGAACGCCGGAACAGGCGAATCCATTCAAACGTGCTAGCTCTTTCGAGCAAGTCATGCGTTGGAGCCGAAAGATGGATTCGCCTTTATCCATTCGATAGGCAGCCTCCTTTCTGCAAAGCCATCGCATTCTCGCCGAGAGCGAGGGCGCTTTCCAAAAGAGAAGGATGTGCCCTCGGATGAGGCGGGTTAGGCGGACGAGTTTGGGTTGGTTTTCGCTAAATCCGTTTCATCCGCTCAATCCGAGGGGAAACTTTCTACCTCTTTATTGAAGCTGATCAACTGTTTGGATGAAACCGCTCCTTTTCGCTTCTTAATTCTGCTTTTATTGACACGCAATTTTGCGTAGTCATTTCTTTGCTTGCTACAATCCTTAATCAATTATGTCCGTCAGCACTGCCCAGGAAAATTATTACCGGGAAATTTTTTCCGCCTTACTTGAAAGCGAGGCGCTCAAGGAAATCGCCGCAGAATTCGGTAAAGGTGGGCGTGCGCTTGTCGTTTCGGGGCTTACGGGAAGCGCCAAAGCCTTAATCATTGCGGCAATCGAAAAACAGTTGAATCGTCGCATCGTTTTCATCACCCGCTCGAATCGCGAAATTGAAGACACCCTTCCCGATATGGATTTTTTTTACTGCGCCTTAAACGGACTTGAGGCGCACGCGGGCAAGGTTTGCGCCATCCCCGCGCTTGAAAACGACCCCTATGACGGAACTTCGCCGCACGCCGAAGTTCTCGAACAGCGCACCCTCGCTTTGCATCAGGCATACGAAGGCACCGCGCGAATCCTGCTCACTTCGATTGATGCGCTTGCCGAACGCACGATTGCGCCAAACCAATTGAAAGCTTCAAGCATCGAGCTTCGCCTCGGCGAAGATATGCCGCCCGAACTGATCGTTGATTTGCTCATCTCAAGCGGCTATGTGCGCCAGGAACCGGTCGGCGCAGTCGGCGAATTCAGTTTGCGCGGCGGCATCCTCGATATTTTTTCGCCGGCGCATGACGCGCCGCATCGCATTGAATTTTTCGGCGACACGGTTGATTCGATACGCGAATTTGACGCCGACACGCAACGCTCAACCGGCAAACGCTCAGAAACCCGCATCGTTCCCATGCGCGAACTCTCGGTGCGCCGCGAAGAGTTCATCGCGTGGGCGCAAGCCGCGCAAAAACACTGGAAGGATGAACGCTTCCGGCGTGATTTACGTTTGCGCGTCGCGCACGCTGAACGCGGCGAAGCCTTCGAGGGCTGGGAATATCTGTTGCCGCTCACACGCCCGCTCACCGCCTCGGCATTCGATTATTTCAAAGATGCGTTGCTCATCATCGACGAACCGACGGACATCGAAAAACGCGCCTCCGAACTTTATAAACATCTGCACGAACGATTCGCTCAAGCCGATGAGGTCGGTGAAATCGCCCTTGCGCCCGACCAATTATTTTTAAGCCCGGAAGAACTCCGCGAAAAGTTTGCTTCAACATCGCGCCTCGAACTGCGCCTGCTCGGACGCGCCGCCGCAACCACCGACGAACGATTCCGCATTGATGGATTTGGTCTCGGTCAGGATACAGGATTCAGGAGTCAGGATTCAGAAACAGGAAGTCAGAAGTCAGAAGTCAGGAATCAGGATTCAGGATTCAGAAGTCAGAATGATAACGACCTGATCATCACCGCTGAGGCATCATCCAGTCCAACAACAGAAACTCAGTCCGCCGAAACATCATCCAGTCCAACAGCAACTCAGTCCTCAGTCCTCAGTCCTCAGTCCTCATCACTTGCGTCTGACGCCAGACCGCTGTTTTGGTTCACGATTACCGACGAAACGCCCGATATTTCGATCATTGCGCGCTCGCCGCGTCGCTACTATGGGCGCGTCGTTGAATTGTCGCGCGATTTGCAGGAAGAGTTACAGAATCGCCTGACGGTTTTCGTGATGCCAAGCCTGGGGCTTGCCGAACGCACCGTGGAAATGCTTGGTGAGTATCAAATCACCCTGCAGTTATTGCCATCACTTAATGCGCAAACGCCTATTGTCACAAGTCGCATCGCTACGGTTGGCAAAATCAGCAACGGATTTTCGCTGCCATTTGCCAACCTCACCTTCTTTACTGAAAGCGATGTCTTCGGTGAAGTCGAGCGCGCGGCGCAACAGCGCCAACTGCCGAAGCGCGCCCGCAAACAACGCAAAGCCTCAGCATTTCTTTCCGACCTCGGTGATTTAAAAGTTAGCGATTATGTGGTTCACGTTGACCACGGCATCGGGCAATTTCAAGGCTTGTTGCAAATCGCGACTGCCGGAACTCCGACCGGCAATGTCGCCGCAGGCATTCAAAGAACGGCAAACGCGGTGCGCGAATTTATGCTGCTGACATTTGCCGAAGGCGCGAAACTCTATGTGCCGGTTGAACGCCTGGATTTGGTGCAACGCTATTCGGCGGGCGACGGGCATAAACCGCAACTCGATAAACTCGGCGGCATCGGCTGGCAAAAAGCCAAAGCCAAAGTCAAACGCGCCATGCAGGACATGGCTGAAGCGTTGTTGAAACTTTATGCTGAACGCAAGCTCGTCA
Proteins encoded in this region:
- the mfd gene encoding transcription-repair coupling factor; protein product: MSVSTAQENYYREIFSALLESEALKEIAAEFGKGGRALVVSGLTGSAKALIIAAIEKQLNRRIVFITRSNREIEDTLPDMDFFYCALNGLEAHAGKVCAIPALENDPYDGTSPHAEVLEQRTLALHQAYEGTARILLTSIDALAERTIAPNQLKASSIELRLGEDMPPELIVDLLISSGYVRQEPVGAVGEFSLRGGILDIFSPAHDAPHRIEFFGDTVDSIREFDADTQRSTGKRSETRIVPMRELSVRREEFIAWAQAAQKHWKDERFRRDLRLRVAHAERGEAFEGWEYLLPLTRPLTASAFDYFKDALLIIDEPTDIEKRASELYKHLHERFAQADEVGEIALAPDQLFLSPEELREKFASTSRLELRLLGRAAATTDERFRIDGFGLGQDTGFRSQDSETGSQKSEVRNQDSGFRSQNDNDLIITAEASSSPTTETQSAETSSSPTATQSSVLSPQSSSLASDARPLFWFTITDETPDISIIARSPRRYYGRVVELSRDLQEELQNRLTVFVMPSLGLAERTVEMLGEYQITLQLLPSLNAQTPIVTSRIATVGKISNGFSLPFANLTFFTESDVFGEVERAAQQRQLPKRARKQRKASAFLSDLGDLKVSDYVVHVDHGIGQFQGLLQIATAGTPTGNVAAGIQRTANAVREFMLLTFAEGAKLYVPVERLDLVQRYSAGDGHKPQLDKLGGIGWQKAKAKVKRAMQDMAEALLKLYAERKLVKGHTYGSDTPWQKEFEDAFEYQLTSDQETAIEDVKTDMERAEPADRLIVGDVGYGKTEVAMRAAFKAVMENKQVAVLAPTTVLTFQHFKTFQARFAAFPVRIDMLSRFRTTKEQKATIKAIDEGRVDIIIGTHRLLSKDVKFKDLGLLIVDEEQRFGVAHKERIKQMRKKVDVLAMSATPIPRTLNMSLAGLRDMSIIETPPRDRLAIQTHVVPFSDNVVRSAIELELQRGGQAFFVHNRVETIYAIGELLTRLVPEARIGVGHGQMGEKALEDVIMKFVRHELDVLVATTIIENGIDIPLANTIIINRADNYGLSQLYQLRGRVGRSNRRAYAYLLIPGEDALTEIARKRLAAIREFSDLGAGFRIAALDLELRGAGNLLGGQQSGHINAVGFDLYTQMLERAVRELKGQPIEDETSAAINLGVDIRIPEDFIYDMSQRLRTYKRISSSENDEELADIHAEIQDRYGAIPESVENLFEYARLRREASRLAVVSIDREGERLAVKFSDKAKVDPEKLINMVSSGTATFTPSGVLKVNLRAATDAGIFAEVRELLSGLH
- a CDS encoding cytochrome P460 family protein yields the protein MIKRRLLIALIAITGLTAVTHLHAASNSEVAYPTGYREWTHVKSTLISPNAPTFRRSSGLHHVYANEKAMEGYRTGQFADGSVIVFDLLEVKENDGITTEGARRFIDVMEKDSKRFAATGGWGFEEFKGDSQTERALTAQAQTACYNCHLQKKERGFVFSVYRQ
- a CDS encoding type II secretion system protein GspG; translation: MKSTLRLLMISAVILALLLVVALAENLSAGEARKKIAAALGFDNVNNIHIKDISTGMGGQAVVEATVDTAFRLAQDKQGNWQAVEIRAGDRRWESFELIETAIRKEKILRTTADLRTLVTALEAFRRERGGYVAAESGEKLIDQLAPRFMPMVMRFDAWSHPFEYKGTASRYKLSSSGPDGKPSTGDDIIIENGQLVGGVKE